ACTGATCGAAGTTGCTGATCTCGTCACAGAAATGAAATTGATCAAACACCCCTTTAAAGAACAAGGCATCAAAGCCCAAAAAGGCATTGAATACTGAAGTCTAGCCAAAGAATTTTGTCTAGACCCAATATTAATTTGTTCCCAAACCAGGTCAGAACCAAAGTTGATTTCACGTGACAAAGCCACATAATAAAAAAGCATGCAAAGCCTTTATGGTTCAAGGCACCGGCTCCAATGTGGGCAAATCAATGTTGGTGGCAGGGTTATGCCGATACTTCACGAACCAGGGGCTGACCGTTCGTCCCTTTAAACCACAAAACATGTCAAACAATGCCGCAGTTACAAAAGATGGCGGAGAAATCGGCCGCGCTCAAGCGCTCCAGGCTCTGGCATGTAAAACAGACCCAACCATTCATATGAACCCCGTTCTCTTAAAACCAGAGGGCGAATGCGGTTCACAAGTAATCGTACAAGGCAAACGATTAGGTTCTTATAAAGCAAAAGATTTCTATAACTTAAAAAGGACGCTCATGCCGAAAGTTTTAGAAAGCTTTGAGCACTTAAAAAAAGAAGCGGACCTCATCATCGTTGAAGGTGCAGGCTCAGCCTCTGAAATTAACCTGCGCGAAAATGACATCGCCAATATGGGATTTGCAATCGCTGCCAAACTTCCGGTTATTCTAGCCGCAGACATAGATAGAGGCGGTGTATTAGCCAGTATTGTCGGCACTCATGCCTTGTTGCCAAAAGATGAAATTGAACTCATCAAAGGCTATATCATCAATAAATTTCGCGGTGATCCAACCCTCTTCACATCAGCTGAAACTCTAATCACTGAAAAAACCACCTGGCCAAGCCTCGGCGTCTGTCCCTGGTTTCCAAAAGCAAACCTACTCCCCGCAGAAGATAGTCAAGATTTGGAGAACAACGCAAATGTTAAGACAACCTCATCTAAATTGATTAAAGTCGCAGTGCCCGTTCTTCCGCGTATAGCTAATTTTGATGACCTTGATCCTCTAGCTGCCGAACCAAATGTTACCCTAACCTTAGTGAAACAAGGTGAGCTCATACCAGATGACACAGACCTCATCATCTTAACCGGCTCAAAAGCCACCATCTCAGATTTAGAAGCACTATATAAAGAAGGTTGGCACATAGATATAGCCAAACACATCCGACAAGGGGGCCATATTCTTGGTCTTTGTGGGGGCTATCAAATGCTAGGCCGGTTAATAAAAGATCCACACGGTCTAGAAGGCAGTGCCACAGAAATTGAAGGCCTTAAATTATTAGATATTGATACGACCCTAGAGCCCCAGAAAACTCTCACGCAGGTATCAGCCGAATTTCTAGAAACTCACTCAACTCTCTCAGCCTATGAAATGCATATGGGCAAAACAGCCGGGCCAGATACAAACCGGCCTCTTTTCAAAATTAAGAATAATGAAAACCAAATGGAAGGTGCACAAAACCTTTCAGGAAAAGTCATGGGCACATATCTTCACGGCCTATTTCAAGCTGATGAATTCAGAAATAACTTTCTACAAAAAATACACAAAAATTTTGAAAGCCAAACAGCTTATAAAACTCAAATCGAAACCACTCTTGATGAACTATCAGAGCACATAGAAAAGTCTTTAAATATCAAAGAAATTGAAAAGGCACAGTGTCGATAACAAATAATAAAACACCGATCAAACCAATCAAAGGCAAAATTAAAAACACCGCCCGTTTCATAATTGCCAAAGCCTGCCAGATATCTTCAGCATCAGCATCTAGCCGCCCCTTTGCATTAATCCAAGGGTCCTGTTTCATCACATCAAAATAAACACGTGGGCCTGCTAAAGCTATCCCAAGCGCACCCGCCATGGCAGCTTCTGGCCACCCCGCATTTGGTGAACTATGCTTACCCGAATCTTTCATCATCACCCGAAACACATCTCCCCCATTGGCATAGCGAAGTTGAGCAATAATCACAATTAACAACCCTGTTAATCGAGACGGTACAAAGTTAAGAACATCATCAAACCGCGCTGCAGCCCAACCAAAACCCAAAAATCTCTGGGTTTTGTGACCAATCATACTATCAGCTGTATTCACGGCTTTATAAAAAATCAGCCCAGGCAAACCACCGATAAAATAAAACAAAACAGGCGCAATAAACCCATCCGATAAATTTTCAGCTCCAGATTCAATCGCTGCGCGCGCAACGCCTCGCTCATCAAGCGCGGTTACATCACGCCCAACAATCTGCCCAACAGAAAGTCGTGCTTCTTCAATAGTTTTAAATTTAAGAGCTTCGTTAACATCCCGAACATGCTCATAAAGCGAGCGACCAGAAAGTAAAATCGCAGCTAGCAAAACTTCCAGAGCCATACCCCAAAGACCAATATCATTACAGATCAATGAAATGGCAATGCCAACCACCAACCAAATAGATAGATACAAAAACAGACCAAAGACACCACGCAATTTCTGCATGTTAAACGAAACGGTTTGTTTATTAAAACGCGCTTCAATCATGGTAAGTACGTCTCCCATAAATTGAACAGGATGCGCTATATGACTATAAAGTCGCTTAGGGTCACTAATTAACCAATCAAGAAGTATCGCTAAAATGAGGAGGAGTGCCCTCAAATCCATATCAGGCATAAATAAAATCTCTAATCACCAAAATCAGAACAGAAATTACAAAAAGGAACTACAAAAAGAGTCTACAAAATAAAGCAGACCTAATCAATTAAGCTGGCACGGCCTGAGTATCCAATGCATCTTGAAATAACTCTTCAAATTGCTTTAAATCACTCTGACTTTTACAAAGACCAATCCGTAACCAGTTTTGATTATAATCAAACCGTCTTGTCCAAATCGCGCGCTTAGCTAATTCATGATGTAATGTGCGGGCATCAGGTACTTCAATCAAGTTAAACAATAAAGTACCCCCAACAACTTGAATGGAAAGGCGTTCAAACACTGCTCTATGCATTTTTGATTGCAATTCAAGCAATTGTAAGCTTTTTTCCGCCCACTCTTTATCCTGTAAAGCTTTACGGCCAATTTCAATAGCGGGGCCTGAAACAGCCCAATCCCCCATTAAATCTCTCAAACGGTCCAAAAATCGCTCAGGCCCAACAGCAAATCCTAACCGAAGCCCCGCAAGACCGTAAAATTTACCAATCGAACGTAAAACAATGACAGAACCATTATCATGAAGAGGCACATAACTTATTTCAGGATGACAATCTGCAAAAGCTTCATCAAGTATCAATGCTCCGCCCTTAGCCTTTAAAGCCTCGGCTAATTTACGAAATTTTTTAGGACTGATTACCGAACCGTCAGGGTTGTTAGGGTTTACAAGTACAACAATTGTCGCATCCCCTATATCATCCAAACTATC
This Hyphomicrobiales bacterium 4NK60-0047b DNA region includes the following protein-coding sequences:
- a CDS encoding cobyric acid synthase, producing the protein MVQGTGSNVGKSMLVAGLCRYFTNQGLTVRPFKPQNMSNNAAVTKDGGEIGRAQALQALACKTDPTIHMNPVLLKPEGECGSQVIVQGKRLGSYKAKDFYNLKRTLMPKVLESFEHLKKEADLIIVEGAGSASEINLRENDIANMGFAIAAKLPVILAADIDRGGVLASIVGTHALLPKDEIELIKGYIINKFRGDPTLFTSAETLITEKTTWPSLGVCPWFPKANLLPAEDSQDLENNANVKTTSSKLIKVAVPVLPRIANFDDLDPLAAEPNVTLTLVKQGELIPDDTDLIILTGSKATISDLEALYKEGWHIDIAKHIRQGGHILGLCGGYQMLGRLIKDPHGLEGSATEIEGLKLLDIDTTLEPQKTLTQVSAEFLETHSTLSAYEMHMGKTAGPDTNRPLFKIKNNENQMEGAQNLSGKVMGTYLHGLFQADEFRNNFLQKIHKNFESQTAYKTQIETTLDELSEHIEKSLNIKEIEKAQCR
- the cbiB gene encoding adenosylcobinamide-phosphate synthase CbiB, translating into MPDMDLRALLLILAILLDWLISDPKRLYSHIAHPVQFMGDVLTMIEARFNKQTVSFNMQKLRGVFGLFLYLSIWLVVGIAISLICNDIGLWGMALEVLLAAILLSGRSLYEHVRDVNEALKFKTIEEARLSVGQIVGRDVTALDERGVARAAIESGAENLSDGFIAPVLFYFIGGLPGLIFYKAVNTADSMIGHKTQRFLGFGWAAARFDDVLNFVPSRLTGLLIVIIAQLRYANGGDVFRVMMKDSGKHSSPNAGWPEAAMAGALGIALAGPRVYFDVMKQDPWINAKGRLDADAEDIWQALAIMKRAVFLILPLIGLIGVLLFVIDTVPFQFL
- the cobD gene encoding threonine-phosphate decarboxylase CobD, which produces MLHGGELLKAAKDYGIEPFKWLDLSTGINPNGYFIKDLPQSCFHRLPDPSDLNALEVVARETYSVPQGVGLISAAGSEALIQTLPQIFPTMKVAIVSPTFSSHEASWRRYGHDVHLIDSLDDIGDATIVVLVNPNNPDGSVISPKKFRKLAEALKAKGGALILDEAFADCHPEISYVPLHDNGSVIVLRSIGKFYGLAGLRLGFAVGPERFLDRLRDLMGDWAVSGPAIEIGRKALQDKEWAEKSLQLLELQSKMHRAVFERLSIQVVGGTLLFNLIEVPDARTLHHELAKRAIWTRRFDYNQNWLRIGLCKSQSDLKQFEELFQDALDTQAVPA